From the Manihot esculenta cultivar AM560-2 chromosome 3, M.esculenta_v8, whole genome shotgun sequence genome, one window contains:
- the LOC110611979 gene encoding DNA repair protein recA homolog 3, mitochondrial, producing the protein MLLLISLTSILHHEGNPGLDFLQGRVVEIYGPEASGKTTLALHVIAEAQKQGGYCVFIDAEHALDSSLAQAIGVNTENLLLSQPDCGEQALSLVDMLIRSGSVDVVVVDSVAALVPKSELDGEMGDAHMAMQARLMSQALRKLSHSLSLSQTILIFINQVRSKISTFGGFGGPTEVTCGGNALKFYASVRLNIRRVGFIKKGEDTTGSQVQVKIVKNKLAPPFKTVQFELEFGKGICRESELIELGVKHKYLVRAGSFYNYNGQSFRGKEALKRFQAENDVAREELMMQLRQKLLDVGSSKDEGAEDGEPVEEIVSPDSTDEEAVTAVEA; encoded by the exons ATGCTTCTGCTCATCAGTTTAACTTCTATTCTCCATCATGAGGGA AATCCTGGACTGGATTTTTTGCAGGGGCGTGTTGTGGAGATTTATGGGCCTGAGGCTTCTGGGAAAACCACTCTTGCTCTACATGTAATTGCTGAAGCACAGAAGCAAGGAG GTTACTGTGTTTTTATTGACGCTGAGCACGCACTTGACTCATCACTAGCTCAGGCCATTGGAGTAAATACTGAAAACTTGCTTCTATCACAACCTGATTGTGGTGAACAAGCTCTCAGCCTGGTGGACATGCTTATAAGGAGTGGTTCTGTGGATGTTGTGGTTGTTGACAGT GTAGCTGCCCTTGTGCCTAAAAGTGAGCTTGATGGTGAGATGGGCGACGCTCACATGGCAATGCAAGCTAGATTGATGAGCCAGGCGCTGCGCAAATTGAGCCATTCTTTATCGCTGTCACAGACAATATTGATCTTTATAAATCAA GTGAGGTCAAAGATTAGTACATTTGGAGGATTTGGTGGGCCAACTGAAGTAACTTGTGGTGGTAATGCTTTGAAGTTCTATGCTTCAGTGCGCTTGAACATAAGAAGGGTGGGGTTTATAAAGAAGGGGGAAGAT ACTACTGGAAGTCAAGTTCAAGTGAAAATTGTAAAGAATAAACTTGCCCCCCCATTTAAAACAGTCCAATTTGAACTTGAATTTGGAAAGGGAATATGTCGAGAATCAGAGCTCATAGAATTGGGGGTAAAACACAAATACCTTGTCAGGGCTGGTTCGTTTTACAATTACAATGGTCAGAGTTTCCGCGGGAAGGAAGCCCTTAAACGCTTTCAAGCAGAAAATGATGTTGCTCGGGAAGAACTTATGATGCAACTCAGGCAGAAGCTACTTGATGTCGGCTCAAGTAAGGACGAGGGAGCAGAGGATGGAGAACCTGTAGAAGAAATTGTTTCACCTGATTCTACAGATGAAGAAGCTGTTACTGCAGTAGAAGCATAG